A genomic window from Pocillopora verrucosa isolate sample1 chromosome 7, ASM3666991v2, whole genome shotgun sequence includes:
- the LOC131781874 gene encoding uncharacterized protein produces MVSLSRSMANSTVLLVRSLISPRLLRSRFQSLRLSERIVQLQKRSYSNVFTRIEQAPHSSYLSGALCCSFRSSAGIVKSDHTVDVPEISLSDFVLNKFKEYGDDTAVIDGASEKSYTYSELCTSVKKFASALTRRGFQKGDVFALYLPNVPEYPVSFFGVIAAGGTVTTLNPTFTEKEIAYQLKNSAAKYILTVPEIADRARQAAMEVGIKEVFVIGEAEGCEPWASLLSDDGMAFPNNVAINPKEDICAMPYSSGTTGFPKGVMLTHHNIVSQLCIIMHENFMPQPRRGTTLGLLPFFHIFGMVVVMSQYLYRGGKLVCMQKFEGEHMLKLVQDCKIHVLFLVPPIVTFLAKHPLVDNYDLTSVDTIISGAAPLGAELTNAVWKRLPKVVAIGQGYGLTETSPAVMLCPRKNCKPGAVGVMLPNIEGKVVDVQTGQPLGPNKDGEVCIRGPVVMKGYLNNPKATEECITPDGWFHTGDIGYYDEEGNFFIVDRLKELIKYKGFQVPPAELEALLHTHPNVLDVAVVGIPDEAAGELPKAFVVPKGEITEGEIIEFVAQRVSPHKKLRGGVEFIEQIPKTASGKILKRELKK; encoded by the exons ATGGTTTCTCTTAGCCGAAGTATGGCGAACTCAACCGTCCTTCTTGTGCGCTCTTTGATTTCCCCGAGGCTATTACGAAGCCGTTTTCAAAGCCTTCGTCTATCTGAAAGAATCGTTCAATTGCAAAAACGATCTTATTCAAATGTCTTCACGCGAATTGAACAGGCGCCTCACTCATCTTATTTGAGTGGCGCGCTTTGTTGCAGTTTCCGTTCGTCCGCAGGCATTGTGAAGAGCGATCACACAGTTGATGTACCAGAGATATCCCTCAGTGATTTCGTGCTCAACAAGTTCAAAGAATATGGAGACGATACTGCAGTG ATAGATGGAGCCTCAGAGAAATCCTACACTTACAGTGAACTCTGTACATCAGTGAAAAAGTTTGCTTCAGCACTAACAAGAAGGGGTTTTCAGAAAGGAGATGTTTTTGCTCTCTACCTTCCAAATGTGCCAGAGTATCCTGTTTCATTTTTCGGAGTTATCGCTGCTGGTGGTACAGTTACAACTTTAAATCCTACTTTCACTGAAAAGGAGATTGCTTACCAGCTTAAGAACTCTGCTGCCAAATATATTCTGACTGTGCCTGAGATTGCAGACAGAGCTAGACAAGCTGCAATGGAGGTAGGAATTAAGGAAGTGTTTGTGATTGGTGAAGCAGAGGGGTGTGAACCATGGGCATCTCTTCTCAGTGATGATGGAATGGCCTTTCCAAACAATGTTGCAATTAATCCAAAAGAAGATATCTGTGCTATGCCGTACTCTAGTGGTACCACAGGTTTCCCTAAAGGAGTTATGCTCACACATCACAACATAGTCTCACAGTTGTGTATTATCATGCATGAGAATTTTATGCCTCAACCACGGCGAGGAACTACTCTTGGACTTCTGCCATTTTTCCACATATTTGGCATGGTGGTGGTAATGTCACAATATCTTTACCGTGGAGGGAAACTTGTCTGCATGCAGAAATTTGAGGGAGAGCACATGCTAAAGCTTGTACAAGATTGCAAG ATACACGTTTTGTTTCTAGTGCCACCTATTGTTACATTCTTGGCCAAGCATCCATTGGTGGATAACTATGACCTAACCAGTGTTGATACCATTATAAGTGGCGCTGCACCTCTAGGAGCAGAACTTACCAATGCTGTATGGAAACGTCTTCCAAAAGTGGTGGCCATTGGTCAAG GATATGGTCTAACAGAAACAAGCCCAGCTGTAATGCTTTGtccaagaaaaaattgcaaGCCTGGTGCTGTGGGTGTTATGCTACCAAACATTGAAGGGAAA GTGGTTGATGTCCAGACAGGCCAACCTCTCGGCCCAAATAAAGATGGAGAGGTCTGCATCAGAGGACCTGTTGTTATGAAAG GCTACTTGAATAACCCCAAAGCTACGGAAGAGTGTATAACTCCTGATGGATGGTTCCACACTGGAGACATTGGTTACTATGATGAAGAAGgcaattttttcattgtagaCAGACTCAAGGAGCTCATAAAATACAAAGGATTTCAG gTTCCCCCAGCAGAACTGGAAGCACTCCTTCACACACATCCAAATGTACTAGATGTTGCTGTGGTGGGAATTCCTGATGAGGCAGCAGGGGAACTCCCTAAGGCATTTGTTGTCCCAAAAGGAGAAATAACTGAGGGAGAAATCATCGAATTTGTTGCACAGAGAGTTTCTCCCCACAAGAAACTTAGGGGTGGTGTGGAGTTTATTGAGCAGATTCCCAAGACAGCCAGTGGGAAAATATTGAAACGGGAattgaaaaaatga
- the LOC131781875 gene encoding spondin-2-like: MAQHIGTLLAVLSVVVVSSTAVKCPGTATYTLSWKATWTRANHPNTALPSSAHFSPLIGCSHGADYIMWRRGQKASSGVKLVAERGQTGTLKGEIESQISGGKALQLILPGSGLGAVDELTSIQVKVTSNFSRVSLISMLAPSPDWFVGIDSHDLCDNGQWRETWNVTMLPPYDSGTDSGLQFNSANQATVPFVDIFRITNTMEGAFKATNPIVSLGEFRFKGLNLTQSQMNNTVMNYTDGSATTVLYKPTSTMTTKLSQTTTALYDSASKDSVGLLLFIGARLILAWLF; encoded by the exons ATGGCACAACACATAGGCACTCTCTTGGCTGTTCTTAGCGTTGTTGTAGTTTCGTCAACTGCAGTTAAATGTCCTGGGACAGCCACATACACATTATCGTGGAAAGCTACTTGGACCCGAGCAAATCATCCGAATACAGCCCTTCCAAGCAGTGCACACTTTTCTCCTTTAATAGGTTGCTCTCACGGTGCGGACTACATCATGTGGCGAAGAGGACAGAAAGCTTCTTCTGGCGTAAAATTGGTCGCTGAAAGAG GTCAAACTGGAACTCTTAAAGGCGAAATAGAGTCTCAAATCTCTGGGGGAAAAGCCTTGCAGCTCATTCTGCCGGGATCTGGGCTTGGTGCAGTGGATGAACTGACCAGTATTCAAGTCAAGGTTACCTCCAACTTTTCAAGGGTGTCTCTTATCAGTATGCTCGCTCCATCCCCCGATTGGTTCGTAGGAATTGACAGCCATGATCTCTGTGACAATGGCCAGTGGCGAGAGACCTGGAACGTGACCATGTTACCACCGTATGATTCAGGCACAGATAGCGGGCTTCAGTTTAACAGCGCCAATCAAGCGACAGTGCCATTCGTAGACATTTTCCGAATCACTAACACCATGGAGGGTGCATTTAAAGCCACAAATCCCATCGTAAGCCTGGGAGAATTCCGATTTAAAGGGCTTAACCTCACGCAAAGCCAAATGAATAACACCGTAATGAATTACACCGATGGCTCGGCAACGACTGTTCTGTATAAACCAACTAGTACCATGACTACGAAACTCTCACAAACCACAACGGCGCTGTACGACTCAGCCAGCAAAGATTCGGTTGGCCTGTTGCTCTTTATAGGCGCTCGTTTAATACTGGCTTGGCTGTTTTGA
- the LOC131781878 gene encoding uncharacterized protein, with the protein MSVLRSKYPDLQIPDNISWPDFVLSKFGNYGDRTAIVDGESGRSLSYNEIKDLTHRFSSALARRGFQKGDVMAIYLPNVIEYPIIFHGVARLGGVNTTINPQYSPQDLARQLTSSRAKYLITMPSLAEGAFRAGVLKELRSVIVIGKAQGCESIASLLLDDGTAFPSNVKINPKEDPVSLPFSSGTTGISKGVVITHYNKVAQLCLLTRDGPSPVIRTWLNVLPFFHTYGLTIVMGLALYSGDKVVILTRFDPEIFLRTIQDYKVAIAPLVPPLVLFLSKHPMVDKYDLSSLKVISSGAAPLGGDLEMNATKRIPSAPLVRQGYGMTELTCSSHGFGSREKHKVGSIGRLFPNLECKVIDPGSGKILGPNQDGEICIKGPIVMKGYLNNPEATARTIDADGWLHTGDIGHYDEDDYFFIVDRLKELIKYKGFQVPPAELEALLLSHPNVSDVAVIGIPDLVSGELPKAFVVRRGDITSEELKQFVASRVPPEKKLRGGVEFVEKIPKSASGKILRRLLRKQEQQKSRL; encoded by the exons ATGTCGGTATTGAGAAGCAAGTATCCAGACCTGCAGATTCCTGATAATATATCATGGCCGGACTTCGTTCTCTCAAAGTTTGGCAATTACGGAGACAGGACAGCAATT GTTGACGGAGAGTCCGGAAGATCGCTCTCGTACAATGAAATCAAAGACTTGACTCATCGATTTAGTTCTGCTTTGGCCAGAAGAGGATTTCAGAAAGGCGATGTGATGGCCATTTATCTTCCAAATGTGATTGAATATCCAATCATTTTCCATGGCGTGGCGCGGCTCGGTGGTGTCAACACTACCATCAATCCACAGTACTCTCCCCAGGACCTCGCTCGTCAGCTGACCAGCTCCAGGGCAAAATACCTCATCACCATGCCTTCTCTTGCAGAGGGGGCTTTCAGAGCCGGCGTATTGAAAGAACTCCGCTCTGTTATAGTTATTGGCAAGGCGCAAGGTTGTGAATCGATTGCGTCTCTTCTATTAGACGATGGGACAGCTTTCCCTAGCAACGTGAAAATCAACCCAAAAGAGGATCCAGTTTCTTTGCCTTTTTCAAGCGGCACGACTGGTATTTCTAAGGGTGTGGTCATCACGCATTACAACAAGGTAGCGCAATTATGTTTGCTGACTAGAGATGGTCCTTCGCCGGTAATAAGGACATGGTTAAATGTGCTGCCTTTTTTTCACACGTACGGCCTTACTATTGTCATGGGTCTGGCCCTCTATTCTGGTGACAAGGTGGTCATCCTTACAAGATTTGACCCAGAAATATTTCTTCGCACCATTCAAGACTACAAG gtgGCAATTGCTCCTCTTGTTCCTCCGTTGGTGCTATTTTTATCCAAACATCCCATGGTAGACAAATATGACTTATCAAGTCTGAAGGTCATATCTTCTGGGGCTGCGCCTCTAGGTGGAGACCTGGAAATGAATGCTACCAAGAGGATACCAAGTGCGCCATTAGTTCGTCAAG GTTATGGAATGACTGAACTGACTTGTTCATCTCATGGCTTTGGGTCCAGAGAAAAACATAAGGTTGGCTCCATAGGGCGTCTGTTTCCTAATCTGGAATGTAAG GTTATTGATCCTGGAAGTGGCAAGATTCTAGGACCAAACCAGGACGGAGAGATATGTATCAAAGGACCAATTGTTATGAAAG GTTATTTGAACAACCCAGAGGCTACCGCGAGGACAATTGACGCGGATGGCTGGCTTCACACCGGAGACATTGGACATTACGATGAAGATGACTATTTCTTTATTGTTGATAGACTCAAGGAACTTATTAAGTACAAAGGATTCCAG GTTCCTCCGGCGGAGCTTGAAGCATTATTACTTTCCCACCCAAACGTGAGCGATGTGGCAGTCATCGGCATTCCCGATCTTGTGTCGGGTGAGCTTCCGAAAGCATTCGTGGTTCGCCGTGGAGACATAACGTCGGAAGAACTGAAGCAGTTTGTGGCCAGTAGAGTTCCGCCAGAGAAGAAACTCCGGGGTGGGGTGGAGTTTGTAGAAAAAATACCAAAGTCAGCCAGTGGAAAAATACTTCGACGTCTGCTCAGAAAGCAAGAGCAACAGAAGAGTCGTCTTTGA
- the LOC131781871 gene encoding transcription initiation factor IIE subunit beta: MDSSLIKEYKSFKARSMKQPTVESKKSKPSGGEHKSKPKVPKSSYLPKELLQPKKPVSPSPDYKTHAFRSKHKFAVLAAIVDFMKRRHLQREFDPLSLDEILDQIKYTDINQGDKAWLGNEALKENSKLIHKDGKFVFKPKYHIKDKKQLLRLLERHEDSGLGGILLDDIRESLPDADEVIKSVGRRIMFITRSTDKKVILFFKNDQHQLKVDEEFQKHWRGVSVEGIGENDIEKYLIKAGITTMQDSGIRRPQQTQQKRKANRKRNFKKLNTHLDESTLKDYSEN; the protein is encoded by the coding sequence ATGGATTCTTCCCTCATCAAGGAGTATAAATCCTTCAAAGCTAGAAGTATGAAACAACCGACTGTCGAATCGAAAAAATCGAAACCATCAGGTGGAGAACACAAGTCAAAACCGAAAGTCCCAAAGAGTAGTTATTTGCCAAAGGAATTGTTACAGCCAAAGAAACCGGTCAGCCCTTCTCCTGATTATAAAACACATGCTTTTAGAAGCAAGCACAAGTTTGCTGTGCTTGCGGCTATCGTGGACTTCATGAAACGGCGTCATCTTCAGAGAGAGTTTGATCCGTTGAGTTTGGATGAGATACTCGATCAAATTAAATACACTGACATCAACCAAGGTGACAAAGCTTGGTTGGGCAATgaagctttgaaagaaaactcTAAACTCATTCATAAAGATggtaagtttgttttcaaaccGAAGTATCACATAAAGGACAAAAAACAGCTTCTGAGGCTTCTAGAGCGGCACGAAGATTCGGGTTTAGGCGGAATTCTTCTTGATGACATACGGGAAAGTTTGCCGGACGCTGATGAAGTCATAAAATCAGTTGGACGTCGGATCATGTTCATTACGCGCTCAACTGACAAAAAGGTTATCCTCTTCTTTAAGAATGACCAACATCAACTTAAAGTTGATGAGGAATTCCAGAAGCACTGGCGAGGAGTCTCAGTGGAAGGGATTGGTGAAAATGACATTGAAAAGTATCTTATTAAAGCTGGGATCACAACAATGCAGGACTCTGGAATCAGAAGGCCACAACAGACACAACAGAAGAGGAAAGCAAATCGAAAACGAAATTTCAAGAAACTGAACACTCATTTAGATGAGAGCACCTTGAAGGATTATTCAGAAAACTAA
- the LOC131781876 gene encoding spondin-2, producing MTHAHTQFRIRRVIRTQLYKKTSACSGHYCFSPSQVRSHFELAKEARFKMAKRVSIFAAFVNVLVASSMAAKCPGNANYTLTWKASWTLDNHPNTPLPSGAHFSNLIGCTHGSDYIMWRRGMNASAGVKSVAELGQTGTLKAEIEAQKSAGKVWQLILPGYGLGAVEERTGIPVKVTSNFSRVSLISMLAPSPDWFIGIDSHDLCDNGQWRKTWDVTMLPPYDSGTDSEPSFIGDQPTVPPVPIFRINHTMEGAFKADDPIKSLGEFRFMLQVETDSSGNENSAGKDCVNSLMIVIVASILAFLF from the exons ATGACACACGCACACACGCAATTTCGAATTCGCCGAGTCATCCGAACTCAGCTCTATAAGAAGACATCAGCTTGTAGCGGTCATTATTGCTTTTCTCCTTCTCAAGTGCGAAGCCACTTCGAACTTGCAAAGGAAGCTCGTTTCAAAATGGCTAAACGTGTGAGCATATTCGCAGCCTTTGTAAACGTGTTGGTGGCCTCTTCGATGGCTGCAAAATGTCCTGGAAACGCAAACTATACTTTGACATGGAAGGCCTCATGGACTCTTGATAATCATCCGAATACACCGCTTCCAAGCGGTGCACATTTCTCGAATCTAATCGGTTGTACTCATGGATCTGATTACATAATGTGGCGGAGAGGAATGAATGCTTCTGCTGGTGTTAAATCAGTGGCAGAACTAG gTCAAACTGGAACACTCAAAGCCGAAATAGAAGCTCAGAAGTCTGCGGGAAAGGTGTGGCAGCTCATTCTGCCTGGGTATGGCCTTGGTGCAGTAGAGGAAAGGACCGGTATTCCAGTCAAGGTTACCTCCAACTTTTCAAGGGTGTCTCTGATCAGTATGCTCGCTCCATCCCCCGATTGGTTCATAGGAATTGACAGCCATGATCTCTGTGACAATGGCCAATGGCGAAAGACCTGGGACGTCACCATGTTACCACCGTATGATTCAGGCACTGATAGCGAGCCTTCGTTTATTGGCGATCAACCAACAGTGCCACCTGTGCCAATCTTCCGAATCAATCACACCATGGAGGGTGCTTTTAAGGCCGATGATCCCATCAAAAGCCTGGGGGAGTTTCGATTCATGCTTCAAGTGGAGACGGACAGCTCCGGGAACGAGAACTCGGCCGGCAAGGATTGTGTTAATTCGCTTATGATCGTTATTGTTGCTTCCATTCTGGCATTTTTGTTTTAG
- the LOC131781879 gene encoding claspin, which produces MPGAVDVLQRFANDDLFDAELGEDSDGGRDGNFSDNESAPKSHALDHIDSKEKDNSEEEAANSDSGEENTSEKEKNHRRRESRKKSSRPRKAKKAELMSMHSETQRMVRESIVKLPYHMPAVLPITHFLKRVPLTDQKKSDSPWVISSGIPPENQTSPVGNGKPADQELASPLIADTASPTAAVDAVKVMSKAATPKLSAATDPFFLDLDVTPPVAKPISSGVQSLKERFLKHTLKPQDKSTTAKKLTERKDPPMEEVSLEETPKTKGVNPILCNEKLMTAKTPGSRLQLLKEQLQKEMRVKRAENRQIQESQRKLDNEEMSEEEEEEEEMTDEEDESDDELDKWNEDDERKQEEGDSEVDGEDEEDKKAKNDFLDDEADESDNDDDFDNGRDDIDSGSEGDVSDDGENDNTADENSVLSDSEFSVLKSHHSIKKKPKQTKESTIHPKEETMDLFGFGDSRSRGPENDGSLENNSNSEKGTGESVESLCLRLDSLEDGDDTNFHFPSSPVLSKMKDKSKNVANISEASQESSQSSFGGGLGSEFGGNANSLEASSDSNVIPPGQGDNRVLGMDEDRSPGKKTPEIFSSFSRVRHLMGMGNYGDALSVKKSGKLSQLTLPVEDSQDLFDHESDRNVEDNNSQLLKTGSEPMSSDFNFSLDEDTQFTQILNTQGFLNSSKKSQAKTKKLFDDKISGNTQPAMKELLGLCSGRFSDNEDGQPLHNTESQKNTKGQKKNSKFDTQSKQDNMSELLGLCSGKFSDDDNDDEIVDDVLERQEKDPEQSRSEVDEEEGKIDGDESDEKRGKESDNDDDEESDPEEMILKRKYGKTYGTEKKNVFDKRNFLEEEAELSGSDVGSDEDEDIATDDDVLDEESGGEDLPSDEELQKQINKVHMKSIHDQDNAELRAVKEMFLPDGDLYSDGQGRTRHFRWRGIDENSQFNLFGDKGLWGDEEGEATELSTEEEIQRRKERYERETFLREELEKKKESNMLDIDENSQNILNKIKDTSSQLPEAPVKPQAIILNYKNSVAPAVKKKNSFKGSFLKHSKTTLSRLSSLTSNTPNASATTRGFVFHTVSPSGKNDSNAKKLQRTNSAIDLPASKKPRLDRAMSDSTSVFSML; this is translated from the exons ATGCCAGGAGCTGTCGACGTGTTACAG CGATTTGCAAACGACGACTTGTTTGACGCGGAGCTCGGAGAAGATAGTGATGGCGGACGAGATGGAAATTTTTCAGACAACGAAAGTGCTCCAAAATCTCACGCACTCGATCACATCGACagcaaagaaaaagataattcGGAAGAAGAAGCTGCAAACAGTGATTCTGGGGAGGAAAATACAtctgaaaaggagaagaatCATCGAAGACGAGAATCTAGAAAGAAG TCAAGCAGGCCTCGTAAGGCAAAGAAGGCAGAGCTTATGTCCATGCACAGTGAAACACAGAGAATGGTCAGAG aatCAATAGTGAAGTTGCCATACCATATGCCAGCTGTACTTCCTATAACACATTTTCTGAAAAGGGTGCCACTAACAGATCAAAAGAAGTCTGACAG CCCTTGGGTTATTTCTTCAGGAATTCCACCTGAAAATCAAACATCACCCGTTGGTAATGGTAAGCCTGCTGACCAAGAGCTTGCTAGTCCCTTGATTGCTGACACTGCCAGTCCCACAGCTGCTGTTGATGCAGTTAAGGTGATGTCTAAGGCAGCAACACCAAAGCTGAGTGCTGCTACAGATCCATTCTTCTTGGACTTGGATGTCACCCCACCTGTGGCAAAGCCAATAAGTAGTGGAGTGCAGAGTTTAAAAGAAAG atttttgAAGCACACCTTAAAGCCTCAAGATAAATCAACAACtgcaaagaaactcacagagaGAAAAGATCCCCCAATGGAGGAGGTCTCTTTAGAAGAAACACCCAAAACCAAGGGGGTAAACCCAATCCTTTGTAATGAGAAACTCATGACTGCTAAGACACCTG GTTCCAGGCTTCAACTTCTGAAGGAAcaattacaaaaagaaatgagagtAAAACGAGCAGAAAATAGGCAAATACAAGAATCTCAAAGGAAGTTAGACAATGAAGAAATGAgtgaggaagaagaagaggaagaagaaatgaCAGATGAAGAAG ATGAATCTGATGATGAACTTGACAAGTGGAATGAAGATGATGAACGAAAGCAAGAGGAAGGCGACAGTGAAGTTGATGGGGAAgatgaagaagacaaaaaggctaaaaatgactttttagatGATGAAGCAGATgaaagtgataatgatgatgattttgATAATGGCAGAGATGACATTGACTCAGGATCTGAGGGAGATGTCAGTGATGATGGTGAAAATGACAACACTGCAGATGAAAACTCTGTTCTTAGTGATAGtgaattttctgttttaaaatctCATCACTCtattaaaaagaaaccaaaacaaacaaaagaatcaACCATTCATCCTAAGGAGGAAACTATGGATCTTTTTGGTTTTGGTGACAGCCGTTCCAGAGGACCAGAAAATGACGGTTCTCTAGAAAATAACAGTAACAGTGAAAAAGGTACTGGAGAGAGTGTGGAAAGCCTTTGTCTGCGGCTAGACAGTTTGGAAGACGGTGATGATACAAATTTCCACTTTCCTAGCTCGCCAGTATTATCTAAGATGAAggataaaagcaaaaatgtgGCCAATATTTCTGAGGCATCACAGGAGTCCAGCCAGTCAAGTTTTGGGGGAGGGTTAGGTTCAGAGTTTGGTGGGAATGCGAACAGTCTTGAGGCCAGCAGTGACAGTAATGTGATACCCCCTGGACAGGGGGATAATAGAGTCCTTGGAATGGATGAAGACAGAAGTCCAGGAAAGAAAACACCCGAGATATTCTCATCTTTTTCCAGAGTCAGACACCTCATGGGCATGGGAAATTATGGTGATGCACTGTCTGTAAAGAAG tctgGTAAATTATCTCAGCTCACACTTCCTGTTGAAGATTCCCAG GACCTGTTTGATCATGAGAGTGATAGGAATGTTGAAGACAACAACTCTCAGCTACTAAAAACAGGATCAGAGCCCATGTCTAGTGATTTCAACTTTTCTCTTGATGAAGACACTCAGTTCACTCAAATACTGAACACTCAGGG CTTCCTGAACTCCAGTAAAAAGAGCCAAGCAAAGACAAAGAAACTTTTTGATGACAAAATCAGTGGGAATACCCAGCCGGCCATGAAGGAGCTGCTTGGGTTGTGTTCTGGAAGATTTAGTGACAACGAAGATGGCCAACCTCTCCATAACACTGAAAgtcaaaaaaatacaaaggggcagaagaaaaactcaaaatttgaCACACAAAGCAAGCAAGACAATATGAGTGAACTACTGGGTTTATGTTCAGGGAAGTTTAGCgacgatgataatgatgatgagatAGTTGATGATGTGTTAGAAAGGCAGGAAAAGGATCCAGAGCAAAGCAGATCAGAGGTTGATGAAGAAGAGGGAAAGATTGATGGTGATGAGAGTGACGAGAAACGGGGCAAGGagagtgataatgatgatgatgaagagaGCGATCCTGAGGAGATGATTCTTAAAAGAAAGTATGGCAAGACTTATGGGACAGAGAAAAA GAACGTTTTTGACAAGAGGAATTTTTTGGAGGAGGAAGCTGAGCTGTCGGGCAGTGATGTAGGAtctgatgaagatgaagatattGCCACAGATGATGATGTTTTGGACGAAGAGTCTGGAGGAGAGGATTTACCATCTGATGAAGAACTGCAGAAACAGATTAATAAAGTTCATAT GAAATCAATCCACGACCAGGACAACGCGGAACTAAGAGCTgtcaaagaaatgtttcttccTGATGGCGATCTATACTCAGATGGGCAGGGCCGGACAAGGCACTTCCGATGGAGAGGTATTGATGAGAATTCACAGTTTAATCTGTTCGGTGATAAAGGCTTGTGGGGCGACGAAGAGGGAGAGGCCACTGAACTGAGTACCGAGGAAGAGATACAGAGACGCAAGGAAAGATATGAAAGAGAAACGTTTCTGAGAGAAGAACTG gaaaaaaagaaagagagtaaTATGTTAGATATCGACGAAAACAGCCAAAatattctcaataaaattaaagatacGAGCAGTCAATTACCAGAAG CTCCAGTGAAGCCTCAAGCAATCATACTGAACTACAAAAACAGCGTGGCACCAgcggtaaagaaaaaaaat TCTTTTAAAGGATCATTTCTGAAGCACAGTAAAACGACTCTGTCAAGACTTTCATCGCTCACATCCAATACACCAAATGCGTCCGCCACAACACGAGGATTTGTGTTCCACACTGTGTCACCTTCTGGCAAGAACGACTCTAATGCAAAG AAACTTCAACGCACAAATTCTGCAATAGATTTACCGGCGTCCAAGAAACCACGATTGGACAGGGCCATGAGTGATTCCACCAGTGTTTTCTCCATGTTATAA